The following coding sequences are from one Bufo bufo chromosome 2, aBufBuf1.1, whole genome shotgun sequence window:
- the LOC120992312 gene encoding ribonuclease H-like, whose protein sequence is MSLMGWPLEIRYKQNNKNPVAQGLAELHDCSNLGHKGESPQNDDLEEQSSSPYKSYEEEYCKSLPCVYVDGCSFHTDIGTERTLVAGIRIVWNNTFPDVSVRYKNGSKSSQVAELTAVYKSVQMAIDSGLKEFVIITDSNYICSSFVEYFPGWKRSNMVRSNNKPVKHGKMFCKIDEMVTTHGGE, encoded by the exons atgtccttaatgggatggccattggaaatcaggtacaaacaaaataataagaatccagttgctcaaggattagctgaactTCATGATTGTTCCAATTTGGGACATAAAGGTGAATCACCACAAAATGATGACCTGGAAGaacaatcttcatctccatacaaGTCTTATGAAGAAGAATACTGCAAATCCTTACCATGTGTATATGTTGACGGCTGTTCTTTCCATACCGATATAGGAACTGAACGCACATTGGTTGCAGGTATCAGAATCgtatggaataatacattccCAGACGTGTCCGTCCGATACAAAAATGGTTCCAAAAGTAGCCAGGTCGCGGAGCTCACTGCTGTGTATAAATCTGTACAAATGGCTATTGATTCTGGTCTTAAAGAGTTTGTTATAATCACAGATTCTAATTATATTTGCAGTAGCTTCGTGGAGTACTTCCCTGGATGGAAAAGGTCTAATATGGTAAGAAGTAACAATAAGCCTGTCAAGCATGGTAAAATGTTTTGTAAGATCGACGAGATGGTTACCACCCACG GAGGGGAATGA